DNA from Scheffersomyces stipitis CBS 6054 chromosome 1, whole genome shotgun sequence:
ACAATGAGATGATTTTCTACGAGAATTTTGAATTGGGCAAGTTTCTCTTGGATCTCACTCCCCGAGAGGACGTATTTGTTGAGAGAAAACCGAATCATTCGGTTCAAGTTAACGAGAACTGGTGATACCCAGAACCGCAAGTTGTATGGTATATAGTCgttgttggtattgtaGAGATAGGATTTTTCGCAGTCGATGAAAAATGTACTGGAGTGGATCTTTTTATCGCTGGAATCATCTACAACTGAATACCGAGTCTTGTAGTACGTATTGTACTCTGGGCATACTaccatcaagttgatgttaAGTCTGTAGCGAAGAAGTGGATCGAACTCGTAATTTCGCAATTCCTCGCCCAAAATGGTCGGTTCACTGTGAGACCATTCGTCGTTCGTGTTGAATATGAGCGGGATCTGTGGGGAAGGTGGCGGAATTAATGTTTGGTAGAACCGATAGTATGTTATCCCTGATAGTGGGAGGAGGATTGTAAATGTCGTGGCCACTGTTAGCATGTAGAGCCAATTGCGGGTGATGGCAAGAGGCAAGTTGACAGCCAAAAAGCGGAGGTATTGCTGGACCCACGGGAAGTACCTCCAGATGAAATAGAAGGCCAACACCATGATGCAGACAGTAGTGACAAATCAAAAGAAGCCATGAAACAAAATAGAAACTGTGTTTGGAAAATACCAACTTTATTGTGTTTGCTCTACAGAATGTCGCGAGAATGTGAACTTAGCAATTTACACGCGACATTTTTGTATCTACACATTAATCCTGGAATTAGGCAAAAGTTGCTTCTGGACTGTTCTAGATAGTTGGAGAAATAAAATTAAACAATTTGTAGTGAAGACGGTCTACAGAACCGCATGTAAACTAAACAATGTACATACACTAGCATTGCTagcaataataataatgataatgatgataataataatatacTAGTGGAACCAAAACCATAATAACCATCCCGagttttcgcagcaattGCCTGCGGTCCCTTTTCTATAAGATCTATTAGACAAATGAGATCTATGACACTTCCATGAGAGCACTTTGGATTCATAAAGTCGTTATTTCTTGTGATCTCATGAAAACCAACAAATCACAATTTTAGTATCTTCATATAAATCTATAAATTCATTCAAAATTCATAGTCTCATACTAAACTCGTAAATCTGCAACTTTATAATTTTATTCATTAACCCATGAACTCATGAATCTATGATCTCCATAGAATCAATAAACTCATAGCTTTATATTGTTACAATCTCattcaaaatcaatgaGTGGTGTGTCCACGGTGGTACTTCAACCCATTAAGGTTCTTATATCTCTTACCACATACTTCACAGCGGTATGGTTTGTCCTTCTCCATGCCTGCACCGTCCAAATAAGGAGTGTTTGATTCAGGATCAATGATGGATATGGTCCCGTCGGGATTCTCCTTCAACGTCTGGCCTTGATGGCCGTGCAAACGATGGTACTTCAATCCGTTCTGATTCTTGTACGTCTTCTCGCAGCCAATAACAGGACACT
Protein-coding regions in this window:
- a CDS encoding predicted protein, coding for MVLAFYFIWRYFPWVQQYLRFLAVNLPLAITRNWLYMLTVATTFTILLPLSGITYYRFYQTLIPPPSPQIPLIFNTNDEWSHSEPTILGEELRNYEFDPLLRYRLNINLMVVCPEYNTYYKTRYSVVDDSSDKKIHSSTFFIDCEKSYLYNTNNDYIPYNLRFWVSPVLVNLNRMIRFSLNKYVLSGSEIQEKLAQFKILVENHLIVLDDVSYVQIETDYTGFRFYLVKYFYTCFCVGTVILWCISGAISMLTSLYVVYKYSDDETELPSESETESDEEFRETTNSNSDSRNGTRHSNSVTG